From a region of the Mercurialis annua linkage group LG1-X, ddMerAnnu1.2, whole genome shotgun sequence genome:
- the LOC126667663 gene encoding uncharacterized protein LOC126667663: protein MDPDIQRDKSKYCHFHEGYGHDTDRCWDLKRDIEQLIQSGLLKKFVNDRPGDKRKGELIEKEKQNKKKKEVAGVVHVIEGGEPYSNNQKKKRNRRGSATLFSIEREVIPEVSFGLDNGHHFYEPVNPGSIQRDERLSNRSAEVLSPTSGSRRNTNTPGGDGQLIRRVGKQK, encoded by the exons ATGGATCCTGACATCCAGAGGGACAAAAGCAAATACTGCCATTTCCATGAAGGTTACGGCCATGACACGGATAGGTGCTGGGACCTCAAGAGAGACATAGAGCAGCTAATTCAATCTGGATTGTTGAAGAAGTTTGTCAATGACAGACCTGGAGATAAAAGGAAAGGGGAGCTAATAGAGAAAGAAAAGCAgaacaagaagaaaaaagagGTCGCAGGCGTAGTACACGTGATAGAAGGAGGAGAGCCCTACAGCAACaatcagaaaaagaaaagaaatagaaGAGGGTCAGCCACTCTATTTTCAATTGAAAGAGAAGTAATTCCAGAAGTATCATTCGGACTGGACAATGGGCATCAC TTCTATGAACCTGTTAACCCTGGAAGCATTCAAAGAGATGAAAGGCTTAGCAACAGATCTGCGGAAGTCCTCAGTCCCACTAGTGGGTCTCGGAGGAACACCAATACACCCGGAGGGGACGGTCAACTTATACGTAGAGTTGGGAAACAAAAATGA
- the LOC126667669 gene encoding uncharacterized protein LOC126667669, translated as MPGKHRKDAESHSSNRRKGADRRSNIDEKIKNAMKKYQREGKGTEDEREDEDFPLNSEIQSVRFPSRFKLPTFEPFDGTGDPKSHISKFKTIMMLEDVTDPMLCRVFPATLKASSQKWYSWLKTGSISSFSNLASSFKARFRTNIPMQKSSSDLRKCKQGEQETLKNFVERLNKEVVQIENLNHDTAIEAMKIGMKFEELRDKILMKKPTTFQDLMLIAHKYVELDEARRTLTKQHEHTK; from the coding sequence ATGCCTGGAAAGCACCGTAAGGACGCGGAAAGCCACTCATCCAACAGGAGGAAGGGAGCAGACAGAAGGAGTAATATTGACGAAAAAATCAAGAACGCCATGAAGAAGTACCAGAGAGAAGGCAAGGGAACAGAGGACGAGCGAGAGGACGAAGACTTCCCACTCAACTCAGAGATACAGTCGGTAAGGTTTCCTTCGAGGTTTAAATTACCAACTTTTGAACCTTTTGATGGAACAGGAGATCCGAAGAGCCACATCTCGAAATTCAAAACAATCATGATGCTAGAAGATGTGACAGATCCCATGCTTTGTAGAGTGTTCCCTGCGACATTAAAGGCATCATCACAAAAATGGTACTCATGGCTCAAGACAGGGTCGATAAGTTCCTTCTCTAACTTAGCGTCATCCTTCAAAGCGAGGTTCAGGACTAATATCCCTATGCAGAAGAGCTCCAGCGACCTGAGGAAGTGCAAGCAGGGAGAGCAGGAGACCCTCAAGAATTTCGTAGAAAGATTAAACAAAGAAGTAGTCCAGATCGAGAACTTGAATCATGACACTGCCATTGAAGCAATGAAAATTGGAATGAAGTTTGAAGAACTCCGAGACAAGATCCTGATGAAAAAGCCAACAACCTTTCAAGACTTAATGCTGATCGCTCATAAATATGTGGAACTAGACGAAGCTCGAAGGACCCTGACGAAACAACATGAACACACCAAGTAG